In Armatimonadota bacterium, one DNA window encodes the following:
- a CDS encoding ATP-binding protein, with amino-acid sequence MNTVPQDVVELRLPPDAKYIAVVRLMVAGVASRVGIDVDEVDDMKVAISEAFTNTIDHAYQGREAGMVTVRMIPSDAALRIEVIDEGLGFDPGSRDFTQVGDLTGEGGLGLYLVHQYMDEVKIESAPGSGTKVIMTKRLAR; translated from the coding sequence GTGAATACGGTCCCTCAGGACGTGGTTGAACTCCGGTTGCCGCCGGACGCCAAGTACATTGCCGTGGTGCGCCTCATGGTGGCTGGTGTCGCATCCCGGGTGGGGATAGACGTGGACGAGGTGGATGATATGAAGGTCGCGATCTCCGAGGCCTTCACCAATACCATCGACCACGCCTACCAGGGACGAGAAGCCGGTATGGTCACCGTGCGCATGATCCCGTCTGATGCCGCCCTGCGCATTGAGGTAATCGATGAGGGGTTAGGCTTCGATCCGGGTTCTCGGGACTTCACCCAGGTTGGCGACCTCACCGGCGAAGGTGGTCTCGGGCTGTACCTGGTGCACCAATACATGGACGAAGTGAAGATCGAAAGTGCGCCGGGCAGTGGGACGAAAGTGATCATGACCAAGCGCCTGGCGAGGTGA